One Edaphobacter flagellatus genomic region harbors:
- a CDS encoding oxidoreductase translates to MFSEVRQQKTETVRVGLIGYGYVGRTFHAPLIESVPGFVLNVIGSSKGEQLRGRFPKSDICRPEAVPTHKDVDLVVIASPNDSHYPLAFAALRAGKHVVIDKPFTVTLEEARALRKVADEEERLLSVFHNRRWDSEVIAAKQALESGSLGEVSHFECHMDRFRPNVRQRWREDPGPGAGLWFDLGPHLIDLSLYLFGLPHSVSGSFAMLREGGMTDDWAHIQLFYDRMRIVLHASLLVSGGGPRLVLHGTKGSWAKFGQDVQEVQLQSGMSPLDSAFGIDPTPCFLYDGATGEKTEIPSPQANQLEYYFEIRDAILHGKSAPVSVRDAVTTMAILEVSFQSGSSGKVLPIPLTIEESAEWK, encoded by the coding sequence ATGTTTTCAGAAGTAAGGCAGCAAAAGACTGAAACGGTTCGTGTCGGTTTGATTGGTTACGGTTATGTTGGCCGGACGTTCCACGCTCCTCTGATCGAGTCTGTTCCAGGCTTTGTGTTGAATGTCATCGGTTCAAGTAAAGGTGAGCAGTTGCGCGGGAGATTCCCGAAGAGCGATATCTGTCGGCCTGAAGCAGTGCCAACTCACAAGGATGTAGATTTGGTGGTGATCGCCAGCCCAAATGATAGCCACTATCCGCTCGCATTCGCCGCATTGCGCGCGGGCAAGCATGTTGTGATCGATAAACCCTTTACCGTTACATTGGAAGAAGCTCGCGCGCTAAGAAAGGTTGCAGACGAAGAGGAGCGGCTTCTATCGGTCTTTCACAATCGGCGCTGGGACAGCGAAGTCATAGCGGCAAAGCAGGCCCTGGAGTCTGGCTCGCTCGGTGAGGTGAGCCACTTTGAGTGTCACATGGACCGCTTCCGTCCGAATGTCCGGCAACGCTGGCGCGAAGATCCGGGACCTGGTGCCGGTCTCTGGTTCGATCTGGGGCCGCATCTGATCGACCTTTCGCTCTATCTGTTTGGCTTGCCGCACTCGGTAAGCGGAAGTTTCGCGATGTTGCGCGAAGGTGGCATGACGGATGACTGGGCACATATCCAACTCTTCTACGACCGCATGCGCATCGTGCTGCATGCTTCATTGCTGGTGTCGGGAGGAGGTCCGCGTTTGGTTTTGCATGGAACGAAGGGAAGTTGGGCGAAGTTCGGACAAGATGTACAGGAAGTACAGCTTCAGTCTGGCATGTCTCCTCTGGACTCCGCCTTCGGCATCGATCCAACGCCGTGTTTCCTCTATGACGGCGCGACGGGTGAGAAGACGGAGATACCTTCACCGCAGGCGAATCAGCTTGAATATTACTTCGAGATTCGTGATGCGATCCTGCACGGCAAATCCGCGCCAGTTTCGGTAAGAGATGCCGTTACGACGATGGCAATTCTTGAAGTATCGTTTCAGTCGGGCTCTTCCGGTAAGGTATTGCCTATTCCGTTGACGATTGAAGAAAGCGCTGAGTGGAAATGA
- a CDS encoding ABC transporter substrate-binding protein produces the protein MIRMVCLLLTSLTVSGCRSGTADPNTVVMVIESSPNNLDLRQGTDAQSERVGGIIFDALVKKDEHFNLVPWLATSWQQTDPLTLVIHLRDNVCFHDGRPLEAEDVAWTIRSMIDGTLITAKGGAFASVDRVDVRDKLTLAIHLKHPDAGLLFNMSDGLFGVVPRGAGRDFGLHPIGTGPFRFVSAVQDKEVIVARNKDYWAGSPKIDGVRFTVVPDAITASLELRKGTADLASNVITLDMVHTLEQAPNLKVESSPSSVVIYTNFNVNDPLLRDKRVRQAIACAMDRQAIVDAIWRGQAHLAETLLPAGHWAAANNNDLARYPHNIARAEQLLEEAGFHRGPGGIRLKITLKTSTDETTRLMAVVLQQQLRKAGIQLDIRSAEFGTFYADVTQGAFQMYALRWIGSNEDPDIFRYTYSTSSFPPKGANRGRYSNPHVDALLTAAAAEEDPSKRRADYVEVQKILAEELPGIPLWYPNNEVVHTRRIDGVHPEASGTFDYLRNITVK, from the coding sequence ATGATCCGAATGGTCTGCTTGCTGCTGACAAGCCTTACGGTAAGTGGTTGCCGCAGCGGAACTGCAGATCCGAATACCGTTGTTATGGTCATTGAGAGCAGTCCGAATAATCTTGACCTCCGACAAGGAACGGATGCGCAATCTGAGCGCGTCGGCGGGATCATCTTCGATGCTCTCGTCAAGAAAGATGAACACTTTAATCTTGTTCCATGGCTGGCAACAAGCTGGCAACAAACCGATCCGCTGACACTGGTCATTCATCTGCGCGATAACGTGTGCTTCCACGATGGACGCCCTCTTGAAGCCGAAGACGTTGCGTGGACGATTCGCAGCATGATTGACGGCACCCTGATTACGGCTAAAGGAGGTGCTTTCGCGTCGGTTGATCGTGTCGATGTACGTGATAAGTTAACCCTCGCAATTCATTTGAAACATCCTGATGCCGGCCTTCTTTTCAATATGAGCGATGGTCTCTTCGGTGTCGTTCCGCGTGGTGCGGGACGTGACTTTGGATTGCATCCCATCGGCACCGGACCATTCCGATTTGTCAGTGCCGTACAGGACAAAGAAGTGATCGTCGCACGCAATAAGGATTATTGGGCCGGCTCTCCGAAGATCGACGGCGTACGCTTCACTGTCGTTCCAGATGCGATTACAGCCTCACTTGAACTGCGAAAAGGTACGGCTGATCTGGCAAGCAACGTCATTACGCTGGACATGGTCCATACACTCGAACAGGCGCCAAATCTCAAGGTCGAGTCAAGCCCAAGCTCGGTTGTCATTTACACCAATTTCAACGTTAACGATCCTCTATTACGCGACAAGCGGGTACGTCAGGCGATTGCCTGCGCGATGGACAGACAGGCCATCGTCGACGCAATCTGGCGCGGGCAGGCTCATCTCGCCGAAACCCTTTTACCGGCCGGTCACTGGGCAGCGGCGAATAATAATGACCTCGCGCGATACCCTCACAATATTGCTCGCGCTGAGCAGCTTCTGGAAGAGGCCGGCTTTCATCGTGGACCCGGGGGGATCAGGCTAAAAATTACGTTGAAAACCTCTACCGATGAGACAACGCGGCTAATGGCTGTCGTGCTGCAACAACAGCTTCGTAAAGCTGGAATACAACTCGATATCCGTTCAGCAGAGTTTGGCACCTTTTACGCCGACGTCACACAGGGCGCCTTCCAGATGTACGCCCTGCGCTGGATTGGCTCAAACGAAGATCCTGACATTTTTCGCTACACCTACAGCACCAGTTCGTTTCCACCAAAGGGTGCTAATCGCGGCCGCTATTCTAATCCTCATGTCGATGCGCTGCTGACCGCCGCAGCTGCCGAAGAAGACCCGTCGAAACGACGAGCCGATTATGTTGAAGTTCAGAAGATTCTTGCCGAAGAACTACCCGGGATTCCATTGTGGTATCCGAACAACGAAGTGGTTCATACGCGAAGAATCGATGGCGTTCATCCCGAAGCGTCTGGCACATTTGACTACCTTCGCAACATCACGGTGAAGTAA
- a CDS encoding anhydro-N-acetylmuramic acid kinase, with product MIKQKSMIVAGVMSGTSADGVDVTLCRISPAASGSPHIQLIGTKAFQYPRALRETVLASMDAKSMSVADMSRLHWRLGEVYADAVAVTAKQFKIKPALVGCHGQTIYHQGTATKYLGRPVRCTWQIGEASILTERLGIPVVSDFRAADLAAGGQGAPLVPILDYTMFRSTKMNRVLQNLGGIANMTAIPAGASINNVIAFDSGPANVVIDSCMVKLFNRPFDRNGAIAKQGIVIHDILHKLMQAKYFSTLPPKSCGREEFGRGYVDQFIALCRKHKAKDADIIATATALTAETVLHAYRRFVAPHLGLKAPGVRHTEYIVAGGGAKNAALMLMLQSGLEPLGVKIRMMDEFGIPTQAKEGVAFALMAWLTWHGLPGNVPAATGASRPVILGKVTHG from the coding sequence ATGATCAAGCAAAAGAGCATGATTGTAGCTGGCGTCATGAGTGGAACATCAGCCGACGGAGTTGATGTCACGCTTTGCCGCATTTCGCCAGCAGCTTCTGGCTCCCCGCATATTCAACTGATCGGGACAAAGGCGTTCCAATATCCACGCGCATTGAGAGAAACTGTACTGGCATCGATGGATGCAAAGTCCATGTCGGTAGCAGACATGTCTCGTCTGCACTGGCGTCTCGGCGAGGTCTATGCCGATGCTGTTGCTGTTACGGCGAAGCAGTTCAAGATAAAGCCGGCGCTCGTTGGGTGCCACGGCCAGACCATTTACCACCAGGGCACGGCAACAAAATATCTTGGCCGCCCTGTTCGTTGCACCTGGCAGATTGGCGAGGCGTCCATTCTTACTGAGCGCTTAGGCATCCCCGTGGTGAGCGACTTCCGCGCGGCTGACCTTGCGGCAGGAGGCCAGGGCGCTCCACTCGTTCCGATTCTCGACTACACCATGTTCCGTTCCACGAAAATGAATCGCGTTCTGCAAAATCTTGGTGGAATCGCAAACATGACGGCTATTCCTGCAGGAGCTTCGATAAACAATGTCATAGCCTTCGATAGTGGCCCGGCAAACGTTGTCATTGATAGCTGCATGGTAAAGCTTTTTAACAGGCCGTTCGATCGAAATGGTGCGATCGCAAAACAAGGGATCGTTATCCATGACATACTCCACAAACTAATGCAGGCGAAGTACTTCTCTACCCTACCGCCTAAGAGTTGCGGCCGTGAGGAATTTGGCCGCGGGTATGTCGATCAATTTATCGCCTTATGCCGCAAACATAAAGCAAAGGATGCCGACATTATTGCAACAGCGACAGCACTGACGGCTGAAACTGTCCTCCATGCATATCGTCGCTTTGTTGCGCCGCATCTTGGATTGAAGGCGCCGGGGGTGCGCCATACCGAGTACATCGTCGCTGGCGGAGGCGCGAAAAATGCAGCGCTGATGCTCATGTTGCAATCCGGCCTCGAGCCTCTCGGCGTAAAGATACGGATGATGGATGAGTTCGGCATCCCGACACAGGCCAAAGAAGGCGTCGCCTTCGCGCTGATGGCCTGGCTCACATGGCACGGATTACCAGGCAATGTTCCAGCGGCGACAGGAGCATCGCGTCCAGTCATTCTCGGCAAGGTCACACACGGATGA
- the mutS gene encoding DNA mismatch repair protein MutS, which yields MATEPTSSLSPDTAALSPAMRQYRAAKDAYPDALLFFRMGDFYELFYEDAITASRELQLTLTARDKAKSVPMCGVPYHAAEGYLQRLLRKGYRVAICEQMEDPRLAKTVVRREVTRVLTPGTAIDPSLGAEQSNYLASVHVVGSGSASACGLALLDLSTGEFRATEFTGSTAKAQLADELGRMRPVELLFASTGSLLAGDRGSLRFAQESKADDEEQAWLDGIRTRTPLDDWIFSADHALPFLRNHFRVHSLDGLGLGGHETAAIASGALLHYMQATKQGGLEHVDALRFYERSSCLELDAVSVRNLELVEPLFSGENVQTTLFYTLDACCTPMGKRLLRAALLRPSCDLAEIEARLNAVAEAAGNLRLREELRRAMDGVLDLERLMGRVALDSAGPREVLAVAATLACLPGLAKITTALESARWKMLADGFDTLEDLHHLIAKTIADEPPVSLSDGGVIRAGVDAELDELRQLSHSGRQALAAIEERERERTGITSLKVRFNNVFGYYIEVTKANTKAVPADYERKQTLVNAERFTTPELKEYETKILTAQERSGEIERRIFAHLRRQLLDAAGRMRETARRVAEIDLLSCFAHLAALHGWVRPAVEKSGALEFIGARHPVVERRLVESGTGRFVPNSVHLDADVGPSILLITGPNMGGKSTYLRQAALLVIMAQCGCFVPAEQMQLGLIDRIYTRIGASDNVARGRSTFMVEMTETAAILNTATNRSLVLLDEMGRGTATYDGLSLAWATVEYLHNHIGARTLFATHYHELTLLAEKLERLKNLRVTVKETAGGIVFLHSVESGPANKSYGIEVARLAGLPANVIARAREVLKLHERAENQQVQESSPERAAPLQMTMFTPLSQRIVDRVAEVDIDDLTPREALNLLAELQKELKG from the coding sequence ATGGCAACAGAACCGACATCATCTCTCAGCCCCGATACCGCAGCTCTCTCCCCGGCGATGCGTCAATACCGCGCTGCGAAGGACGCCTACCCCGATGCCCTGCTCTTCTTTCGCATGGGAGACTTCTACGAACTGTTTTACGAAGATGCCATCACCGCTTCGCGAGAGCTGCAACTGACGCTAACCGCACGCGACAAGGCGAAGAGCGTTCCCATGTGTGGCGTACCCTACCACGCCGCCGAAGGCTACCTGCAGCGGCTGCTGCGCAAGGGATATCGCGTAGCGATCTGCGAGCAAATGGAAGACCCCAGGCTTGCTAAGACAGTCGTGCGGCGCGAGGTCACTCGTGTGCTGACTCCCGGCACGGCCATTGACCCTTCTTTGGGCGCCGAGCAAAGCAATTACCTGGCGAGCGTTCACGTTGTCGGCTCAGGCTCTGCTTCGGCTTGCGGACTCGCGCTCCTCGACCTTTCCACCGGTGAGTTTCGCGCGACTGAGTTTACAGGATCGACCGCCAAGGCACAGCTCGCCGATGAACTTGGCCGGATGCGCCCAGTTGAGCTTCTGTTCGCGTCTACAGGATCTTTGTTAGCTGGCGATCGTGGCTCACTCCGTTTTGCGCAGGAGAGCAAAGCCGACGACGAGGAACAAGCCTGGCTGGACGGAATCCGTACCAGAACACCGCTCGACGACTGGATCTTCAGCGCCGATCATGCTCTTCCGTTTCTGCGCAATCACTTCCGGGTTCATTCACTCGATGGGTTGGGACTAGGTGGCCATGAGACTGCTGCCATCGCGTCGGGCGCTCTGCTGCACTATATGCAGGCCACGAAGCAGGGCGGCCTCGAACACGTCGATGCACTGCGCTTCTATGAGCGTTCGTCGTGCCTGGAGCTGGATGCGGTCAGCGTGCGCAATCTTGAACTAGTCGAGCCGCTCTTCTCTGGCGAGAATGTTCAGACAACGCTCTTCTACACACTGGATGCCTGCTGTACTCCAATGGGAAAGCGGTTATTGCGCGCAGCTCTGCTGCGCCCATCATGCGATCTGGCCGAAATTGAGGCACGTCTTAATGCGGTCGCCGAAGCTGCCGGCAATCTGCGTCTCCGTGAAGAGCTTCGTCGTGCGATGGACGGAGTGTTGGATCTTGAACGCCTGATGGGACGTGTTGCACTCGACTCTGCAGGCCCCAGAGAAGTACTCGCGGTTGCGGCAACTCTGGCCTGCCTACCGGGCCTGGCGAAAATAACCACGGCTCTGGAGTCAGCGCGGTGGAAGATGCTTGCCGATGGATTCGACACGCTCGAAGATCTGCATCATCTCATCGCAAAGACAATCGCTGACGAGCCGCCGGTTTCACTCTCCGATGGAGGAGTGATTCGTGCAGGAGTGGATGCGGAGTTGGATGAACTACGTCAGTTGAGCCACAGCGGGCGTCAGGCACTAGCTGCAATTGAAGAGCGAGAGCGCGAACGCACTGGGATTACATCGCTCAAGGTCCGCTTCAATAACGTCTTCGGCTACTACATTGAAGTAACAAAGGCCAACACCAAAGCTGTTCCTGCGGACTACGAACGTAAACAAACGCTGGTGAATGCTGAGCGTTTTACAACACCAGAGCTCAAAGAATACGAAACAAAAATTCTCACCGCGCAGGAACGGTCAGGAGAGATTGAGCGACGCATCTTTGCCCACCTGCGCCGCCAGTTGCTTGATGCAGCGGGACGCATGCGTGAAACCGCACGCAGAGTGGCAGAAATTGACCTCCTCTCGTGCTTTGCGCATCTTGCCGCGCTACACGGCTGGGTGAGGCCTGCGGTTGAGAAAAGCGGCGCACTGGAATTTATCGGTGCGCGGCATCCGGTTGTGGAGCGGCGTCTGGTTGAGTCGGGCACGGGCAGATTCGTACCAAATTCGGTTCATCTGGATGCAGATGTGGGCCCGTCCATTCTGCTGATCACAGGGCCGAATATGGGTGGTAAGAGCACGTACCTGCGGCAGGCGGCACTGCTCGTCATCATGGCGCAGTGTGGCTGTTTCGTTCCGGCTGAGCAAATGCAGCTCGGGCTGATCGATCGTATCTATACCCGCATCGGAGCCAGTGACAATGTTGCGCGTGGTCGCTCGACCTTCATGGTCGAGATGACGGAGACGGCAGCAATTCTGAATACAGCGACCAACCGCTCGCTCGTTCTGCTCGACGAGATGGGGCGCGGCACTGCGACGTACGACGGGCTCTCGCTTGCGTGGGCGACAGTTGAATATCTGCACAATCACATCGGAGCACGCACTCTTTTTGCCACGCATTACCATGAGCTGACGTTGTTGGCCGAGAAGCTGGAACGCCTAAAGAATCTGCGCGTAACGGTGAAAGAGACAGCAGGCGGCATTGTCTTTCTGCACTCTGTCGAATCAGGCCCTGCAAATAAAAGTTACGGTATCGAGGTGGCCCGACTTGCTGGATTGCCCGCAAACGTTATCGCGCGAGCACGTGAAGTGCTGAAGCTGCATGAACGCGCTGAAAACCAACAGGTGCAGGAGTCCTCACCGGAACGTGCTGCGCCACTGCAGATGACGATGTTCACACCGCTATCGCAACGTATCGTAGACCGTGTCGCGGAGGTGGATATTGATGATCTGACACCTCGCGAAGCCTTGAATCTTCTGGCGGAACTGCAGAAGGAGCTTAAAGGATGA
- the ccsA gene encoding cytochrome c biogenesis protein CcsA, which produces MSLLWLRVAVLLYGVAALAVLPAALYDQPRWRHVAVPATIAGLLFHFVSLAEMLNTAHHRLPVDTHETQALLAMLLAAAFLLVYWRYRTVSLGIFVLPVSFLLCLVPAFKPGQESIPFPQFHTGWIFLHIALLLAAYAALLLSLLASILYLIQERNLKSKQSAVKATWLPPLETTDQIALKSLLFGLPCMTAGLLIGSLIAQQTIGPSYFLDPKVLLSFAMWLAYVGMIYIRRHSGLRGRRAIYLSGFVFLVVLAVWSANQFSVVHRFTTP; this is translated from the coding sequence ATGTCGCTTCTTTGGCTAAGAGTCGCAGTTCTTCTTTACGGCGTCGCCGCCCTTGCGGTGTTGCCGGCGGCTCTCTACGACCAGCCGCGCTGGCGCCATGTTGCTGTACCTGCGACGATAGCGGGGCTGCTATTTCACTTCGTTTCCCTGGCCGAGATGCTCAACACGGCCCATCATCGTCTCCCTGTGGATACGCATGAAACGCAGGCGTTGCTGGCCATGCTGCTGGCTGCGGCATTTCTGCTCGTCTATTGGCGATATAGGACAGTGTCGCTTGGCATCTTCGTTCTGCCTGTCAGTTTCCTGCTGTGTCTCGTGCCAGCCTTCAAGCCTGGGCAGGAGAGCATACCGTTTCCGCAGTTCCACACAGGCTGGATCTTCCTGCACATCGCGCTTCTACTGGCAGCCTATGCGGCCCTGCTGCTCTCTCTGCTGGCCTCGATTCTGTACCTGATTCAGGAGCGCAATCTGAAATCGAAGCAGTCAGCAGTCAAGGCGACATGGCTCCCTCCTCTGGAGACCACCGACCAGATAGCGCTCAAATCGCTGCTATTTGGCTTGCCCTGCATGACTGCGGGTCTGCTGATCGGTTCGCTGATCGCACAGCAAACCATCGGACCCAGCTACTTTCTTGATCCCAAGGTACTTCTTTCCTTCGCCATGTGGCTCGCTTATGTAGGCATGATCTACATCCGGCGTCACTCCGGGCTCCGTGGACGCAGAGCGATCTATCTATCAGGGTTCGTCTTCCTGGTTGTGCTTGCCGTATGGTCGGCAAACCAATTTTCGGTTGTACATAGGTTTACGACGCCATGA
- the hemA gene encoding glutamyl-tRNA reductase — protein sequence MSQNLHLVLLGINHNTAPIEVRERLAIPSGRLADATRTLVHQPGIREGIILSTCNRVELLTVQENGSSEVPDLLRFLHEYFAVAPASLTPHLYEYREREAVRHLFRVASSLDSMVVGEPQILGQVKESYTVAREVGAVSGSLDPLIQRAFTVAKKVRSETQIGSNSVSIASVAVDLARKIFGSLGGKTVLLVGAGKMSELAARHLIQQGASNILVANRTMERAEKIAAQFNGQVVPFDALYDQAARADIVITSTGAPQKLFERSHGQHFLQSRRNRPMFFIDIAVPRDVDPRMNEVEGCFVYDIDDLQQVAAANLADRSREAAAAETIVTREVDKYQQRVQSLDAAPAIRTLQEHAENLRQAELRRTSSRLAGLTADQLAAVEALTRSLTNKFLHAPMTAMREAARDGDSQSLAELESLYTGQSRNKTENSSK from the coding sequence ATGAGCCAGAATCTCCATCTCGTGCTCCTTGGCATCAACCACAACACGGCTCCGATCGAGGTCCGTGAGCGGCTGGCGATCCCTTCCGGCCGCCTGGCCGACGCGACGCGTACGCTCGTTCATCAGCCAGGTATCCGCGAGGGGATTATCCTCTCCACCTGCAATCGCGTCGAGCTGTTGACGGTACAGGAAAATGGTTCCAGCGAAGTGCCAGATTTGCTTCGCTTCCTCCACGAATACTTTGCAGTTGCCCCAGCTTCGCTCACGCCGCATCTCTACGAATATCGTGAGCGCGAAGCAGTACGGCACCTCTTCCGCGTAGCCAGTTCCCTCGATTCGATGGTTGTCGGAGAGCCACAGATTCTTGGCCAGGTGAAGGAGTCTTACACCGTCGCCCGCGAAGTCGGAGCCGTCTCCGGCTCGCTCGATCCACTCATTCAGCGTGCGTTTACCGTAGCGAAAAAGGTGCGCTCCGAGACGCAGATCGGCTCAAACTCTGTCTCCATCGCATCGGTTGCTGTCGATCTGGCAAGAAAGATATTCGGTTCTCTCGGAGGGAAAACGGTGCTTCTGGTGGGGGCCGGCAAGATGTCCGAGCTGGCAGCGCGTCACCTGATCCAGCAGGGAGCATCCAATATCCTTGTCGCGAATCGCACGATGGAGAGGGCAGAAAAGATCGCAGCGCAGTTCAACGGACAGGTGGTTCCGTTCGATGCGCTTTACGATCAGGCCGCACGCGCCGATATCGTCATAACTTCGACCGGCGCTCCGCAAAAACTCTTCGAGCGATCGCACGGACAGCACTTTCTGCAAAGCCGACGCAATCGTCCGATGTTTTTCATCGACATTGCCGTTCCGCGCGATGTCGACCCGCGCATGAATGAGGTCGAGGGATGCTTCGTCTATGACATCGATGACCTGCAGCAGGTTGCGGCTGCAAACCTGGCCGATCGCAGCCGCGAAGCTGCCGCCGCCGAGACGATCGTCACGCGTGAAGTCGATAAATACCAGCAGCGTGTCCAATCGCTCGATGCTGCTCCGGCGATTCGCACCCTTCAGGAGCACGCCGAAAACCTCCGGCAGGCAGAACTTCGCCGTACCTCCTCTCGTCTGGCCGGACTGACCGCTGACCAACTGGCTGCAGTGGAAGCGCTTACCCGCTCGCTGACGAACAAGTTCCTTCACGCTCCGATGACGGCCATGCGTGAAGCTGCTCGTGATGGCGATTCGCAGTCTCTGGCAGAGCTGGAATCGCTCTATACGGGCCAGTCGCGTAACAAAACAGAAAACTCATCGAAGTAA
- a CDS encoding FecR domain-containing protein, which produces MPRSKVLILLSLATLSAVAFAQNTVSARPGTLNYIEGQASIEGRSLASGAVSNTALQSGEALSTTNGKAEILLTPGIFLRVGVNSTVRMVTPNLTQTEIKLEQGRANVEVDQLYPQNRILIDLPNGQAQIMKKGFYAFDASASSVSVFDGQANVYPGSDLQKDVKPVEVKGGRQLALAGNNEKPQRFDKDQAEDDLYKWGSLRSEYLGEANLNLATEYAGYTGFYPGWYWAGGLYGYTWLPGNGLFWSPFGFGFYSPYYVYGGGPIYGYRGYPGYGYRGGFYGYRGGYRGPVEGFRGGAGAGGSFHGGARR; this is translated from the coding sequence ATGCCAAGGTCAAAAGTTCTCATTCTTCTTTCCCTGGCGACTTTATCCGCAGTTGCCTTTGCGCAGAACACGGTTTCAGCCCGTCCAGGGACTCTCAACTACATTGAAGGCCAGGCGTCCATCGAAGGGCGTTCGCTGGCCTCCGGTGCTGTGAGCAATACCGCACTGCAATCTGGTGAAGCTCTATCGACAACGAACGGCAAGGCAGAAATCCTGCTCACGCCGGGCATATTTCTGCGCGTCGGTGTCAACAGTACCGTAAGGATGGTGACGCCGAACCTCACACAGACAGAAATTAAGCTGGAGCAGGGGCGGGCCAACGTCGAAGTTGATCAGCTTTATCCGCAGAATAGAATTCTGATCGACCTGCCGAATGGGCAGGCACAGATTATGAAGAAGGGTTTCTACGCCTTCGATGCCAGTGCTTCTTCGGTAAGTGTGTTTGACGGACAGGCCAATGTCTATCCAGGCAGTGATCTGCAAAAGGACGTAAAACCGGTCGAAGTCAAAGGTGGGCGTCAGCTTGCGTTGGCTGGAAACAACGAGAAACCACAGCGGTTCGACAAAGATCAGGCCGAGGATGACCTGTACAAGTGGGGAAGCCTTCGCTCGGAGTATCTGGGCGAAGCGAACCTCAATCTGGCCACGGAGTATGCCGGATACACCGGCTTCTATCCGGGGTGGTATTGGGCAGGTGGACTCTACGGCTACACATGGCTTCCGGGCAATGGTCTCTTTTGGAGTCCCTTTGGCTTTGGCTTCTATTCTCCGTACTACGTCTACGGCGGCGGGCCGATCTATGGATATCGCGGCTATCCAGGCTATGGCTACCGAGGCGGCTTCTACGGATATCGTGGTGGCTATCGTGGCCCGGTTGAAGGCTTCCGTGGCGGTGCCGGAGCCGGCGGAAGCTTCCACGGCGGTGCACGGCGCTAA
- the hemC gene encoding hydroxymethylbilane synthase, with protein MNRQTPIRIGSRGSQLALWQANHVRDVLRLAGYEVEIEVIRTTGDRMQQPGFVAPPDADGKGIFIKEIEEALAEGRIDLAVHSLKDLPTRLESRFTLAAIPRRADARDAWVCEPYWALHTLPLHGRVGTTSPRRKAQLLALRPDIEFVDVRGNIDTRLNKLAGGACDALVLASAGLDRLGRTEWVHQRFSPDELCPAPGQGALAIETRSASHPGDEARDHFIRGAIAALDHLETRFCVEAERFVLDALGGGCSLPVGAYCVPEYEKWRIFAQVISPDGEAVIQTDTEFSLSIDAETLGRTVAEDLKSRGALELLSQSAF; from the coding sequence ATGAACAGACAGACTCCCATTCGCATTGGCTCTCGCGGCTCACAGCTTGCGCTCTGGCAGGCCAATCACGTGCGCGATGTATTGCGCTTGGCTGGTTATGAGGTTGAAATCGAGGTTATTCGCACCACGGGCGACCGCATGCAGCAACCCGGCTTTGTGGCTCCTCCTGATGCCGACGGCAAAGGCATCTTCATCAAGGAGATTGAGGAAGCTTTGGCCGAAGGCCGTATCGACCTGGCGGTTCATTCTCTGAAGGACCTGCCCACACGGCTGGAGTCGCGATTTACACTCGCCGCCATTCCCAGACGCGCTGACGCACGCGACGCCTGGGTCTGCGAGCCATACTGGGCACTTCATACACTGCCGCTTCACGGACGTGTAGGGACGACGAGCCCCCGACGTAAGGCGCAGCTTCTTGCCCTCCGCCCTGACATTGAGTTTGTTGACGTTCGCGGAAACATCGATACCCGTCTGAACAAGCTGGCAGGCGGAGCGTGCGATGCACTCGTCCTCGCTTCTGCAGGCCTTGATCGACTTGGCCGCACGGAATGGGTGCATCAGCGCTTCTCGCCCGACGAGCTTTGTCCGGCGCCAGGCCAGGGTGCTCTCGCCATCGAAACCCGCAGCGCATCCCACCCCGGCGACGAAGCAAGGGATCATTTCATCCGGGGAGCCATCGCCGCGCTCGATCACCTGGAAACACGTTTCTGCGTGGAAGCCGAGCGTTTTGTGCTGGACGCTCTGGGCGGCGGATGTTCGCTTCCGGTCGGGGCTTACTGCGTTCCGGAATACGAGAAGTGGCGCATCTTCGCTCAGGTCATCTCGCCAGATGGCGAAGCTGTCATCCAGACAGATACGGAGTTCTCTCTATCCATCGATGCAGAGACGCTGGGCCGCACCGTGGCCGAGGATCTCAAGTCCAGAGGAGCCCTCGAGCTGCTCTCTCAATCAGCTTTCTAG